The Bosea sp. AS-1 region AGTTGGCACAGGCTTTTTCCGGCTTGGCAGACTCAATCTGCCGGGTTCTACTTCCTTGAGTCGGGCAACGCTCGCGCCGGTGCCCGGCGCAAGGAGTGGTTGCCATGCTCGACGTTACCCGCCGCTGCGCACCCCTGGCATTCGCTGCCCTGCTCGCGACGTTCCGAGGTGCTGCGGCGCAAGGTGCAGCCATCTTCCACCGGGGCAATGACGGCGAGCCGGAAACGCTCGACCCGCACCGAACCTCCACCGTCGCGGAGGCCCATCTCCTGCGCGACCTGCGCGAGGGCCTCGTCATCCACAACATGAAGGGCGAGGTCGTTCCGGGCGTCGCGGAAAGCTGGACGACGAGCGACGACGGTAAGCTCTGGCGCTTCCGGCTGCGCAGCGATGCCAAATGGTCGAACGGGGAACCGTTCAGAGCGAGCGACTTCGTCTATTCCTTCAGGCGGATCATCAATCCGGAAACCGGAGCGAAATACGCGAATCTGCTGTTTCCGATCCGTGGGGCCGAAGCGATCCACAAGGCTACCACCGGTTCCTCGCTCGACCATCTCGGCGTGCAAGCGCCGGACGAACGAACACTCGAGATCGCGCTTGAGCGGCCGACGCCCTACCTGCTGGAGCTGCTGACCCATCAGAGCGCGCTGCCGGTCCACCCCGCGAGCGCGGCGAAAGCGCGCCTCGACCCGGGCAGCACCGAAAGCTGGATCACCAACGGGGCCTACAAGCTCAAGGAATTCGTACCGAACTCGCATATCCGGCTCGACCGGAACCCGCATTTCCATGCTGCGCCCGCCGTGAAGATCGATACCGTGATCTTCTATCCGACGCCTGACCTCGCTGCCGCGGCACGTCGCTTCCAGGCCGGCGAGCTACAGCTGACGACCGACATTCCGGCCGATCAGTTCAAGGAACTGCAGCGCAAGCTTGGCGACCAAGTGCGGATCGGTCCTTATCTCGCGACCTATTTCCTGATCATCAACACGGCCAAGCAGCCTTTCGACGATCCGCGCGTGCGGCGCGCGCTCTCCCTCCAGATCGACCGGGACTTCATCGCCGATTCGATCTGGGGCGGCACGATGCTGCCGGCCTATGGCGTCATCCCGCCCCATATCGGCAATTACGGCGAGCGGGCGGAAATGGATTTCCGCTACGAGTCGGTGCTGGAGCGCGAGGACGAGGCGCAGCAGCTCCTGGCCTCGGCCGGTTTCGGCAACGGCGTGCCGCTCAACATCGAGTTCCGCTTCAACACCACCGACAACAACCGGAACACCGCCGTCGCCATCGCCGAGCAGTGGCGGGCGATCGGGGTCGAGACGCGCTTCGTCGAGACGGATTTCCGCACGCATTTCGCCTATCTGCGCGATGGCGGCGACTTCGACGTCGCCCGCTACGGCTGGATCGGCGACTATTCCGACCCGCAGAACTTCCTGTTCCTGTTCGAGAGCGACAATCCTGGCTTCAACATCGGCAAATATGCCAATCCGCGCTTCGACGCGCTGATGAAGCTCGCCGATGACGAGCTCGACATCGCCAAGCGCGCCGCGATCCTGCGCGAGGCCGACAGCATCGTCACGACGGAGCAACCCTGGATCCCCGTGCTGCACTACTCGACCAAGAACCTCGTCTCGCAGAAGCTTGTCGGCTTCGAGCAGAATCTGCGCGGCGCCATTCCGACCCGATTCCTGAGCTTGACGGCCTGATCGGCGGACCGCAGGACGACGAGGCAGCCAGCTTCATAGCTCTGCGCCAGACGCCGGGCCGATTTCCCGGCTTGGCGCTCGCAAGCAGAGCCAAGCTTCGCTAGGAAGGAGGCGGTCTTCCTTCTCACAGCAGAGTCCGCATCCATGAGCCGCATCGTCTATGTCAACGGCGCCTACCTCCCGGAGGAAGAGGCGAAGATTTCCGTCTTCGATCGCGGCTTCATCTTCGGCGACGGCATCTACGAGGTTTCGGCGGTGATCGGCGGCAAGCTCGTCGACTGCGAAGCGCATCTTGCCCGCCTCGAGCGCTCCTGCGGCGAGATCCGGCTGAACCTTCCCTGGTCGAAAGCCGAGCTGGTCGCGATCCATCAGGAGCTGATCAAGTGCAACAACCTCGACGAGGGCGGCATCTACCTGCAGGTCTCGCGCGGTGCCGCCGATCGCGACTTCCCCTTCCCGAAGGATATCGCTCCCACCCTGGTGATGTTCACCCAGGCCCGCAACTTCGTAAACGCGCCCGCGGCCAAGACCGGCATCAAAGTCGTGTCGACGCCGGACCTGCGCTGGGCTCGCCGCGACATCAAGAGCGTCAACCTGCTTGCCCCCGTACTCGCCAAGCAGTTCGCGCTCGAAAGCGGTGCGCAGGAGGCCTGGCTGGTCGAGGACGGCGTGGTGACGGAGGGCGCCTCCTCCACCGCGTGGATCGTCAAGGGCAAGACGCTGATCTCGCGCCCGCTCTCGCACAAGGTGCTGCCCGGCATCACTCGCAAGGCGGTGCTCGCCTATCTCGCGGAATCCGGCTTCACCTTCGAGGAGCGCGAGTTCACGCTGGAAGAGGCGCTCGACGCCGAGGAGGCTTTCATCACCTCCGCGACCAGCCTCGTCATGCCGGTGACCACGATCGACGGCCACACGATCCACAACGGCGCGCCTGGCCCGACCGCGCAGCGCCTGCGCGAGATCTATATCGACTACGCCCGCAAGGGTGGCGTGCTGGGCTGATCTCGACGCGGGTCATCCCGGACAAGCGGCGAAACCGCGCTGATCCGGGATCCATGCCTGAGCCGTTCCGGCATGGATCCCGGGTCTCTGCTTCGCTGCCCCCGGGATGACGGCGTAACGAAAAGGTCGTTACGGCCCGGCCCGCTCCCCCATCACATAGGTCGCGGCGACATTGCGCTCGTCGCCGAGCGTGACGAGCACGAACAGCTCCTCCGCCAGATCGCGCACCGTCTCCATGCGGTGCGCCATCGCCCGGGTCGCGCCCGTATCGAGCACGATGACGTCCGCCTCGCGGCCCGGTTCGAAGCTCCCGACCCATTGATCGAGGCCGAGCGCCATTGCGTTGCCGCGCGTGATCGCATGCAGCGCCGAGAAGGCCGAGAGCGACTGCCCCTGCAACTGCAGCACCTTGTAGGCCTCGGCCATCGTGCGGAGCATCGAATAGGAGGTGCCGCCGCCGATATCGGTGGCGACAGCGACCTTCACGCCGCGCTGCCGGGCGTGGGCCCAGTCGAACAGACCTGAGCCGAGGAAGAGGTTCGAGGTCGGGCAAAAGACCGCGACCGCCCCTGTCTCGGCGAAGGCCTGCCATTCATTATGGGTCATGTGGATGCAGTGGCCCATCAGACTCCTCGCCCCGAGCAGGCCGTAGCGCCGATAGATGTCGGCATAGTCGGCCGCTTCCGGGTAGAGTTCGCAGGCAAATGCGATCTCGGCCCGGTTTTCGTCGATGTGGGTCTGCACATGGCAGCCGGGATGTTCGGCCGCGAGGCGTCCAGCCGCCGCCATCTGCTCTGGCGTCGAGGTGATCGCGAAGCGCGGCGTGATGGCGTAGAGCTGCCGGCCCTTGCCGTGCCAGCGTGCGATCAGCGCCTTCGAATCGCGATAGCCGCTCTCGGCCGTATCGGTCAGAGCTTGCGGCGCATTGCGGTCCATCATCACCTTGCCGGCGATCATGCGCGTATTGCGCCGTTGCGATTCAGCAAAGAAGGCCTCGGCCGATTGCGGATGGACCGAGCAATAGACCGCCGCGGTGGTGGTGCCGTTGGCCAGAAGCTCGTCGAGGAAGAAGCGCGAAAGCTTTTCCGCATGGCCCTGTTGGGACAGCTTCTGCTCCTCGACGAAGGTGTATTTGTTCAGCCATTCCATGAGCTGTGCGCCATAGGAGGCGACGACCTGGGTCTGCGGCATGTGGATATGGGCATCGATGAAGCCCGGCATGATCAGATGCGGGCGATGGTCGACGATGTCGGCGTCCGCCGGCAGCGTCCGCAGCAGGTCCCGCGCCTCGCCGGCCGCCCTGACCAGCCCGTTCTCGATGACGAGCAGGCCGTCCTCGACATAGCGGTGAGCCGCATCGCCCGCGGCGTCCGGATCACCCACGAACCAGAGCAAGCGGCCGCGCAAGGCACGAATGGCGGAAGATGCGGTCACGATCAGCGGCTCCGGCACAAATCCACATCACATCTGCACCAAATCAAAGCTTCCGGCCAAGCGCGGATCATGCCTAATCTGCGGGCATGACTGGGATTGCGAGCGGAACAGGGGGAATGCGGAAACGGCTGCGCTTCCTCCTGGGCGACGAGTTCATCGAGATCGACCGCTGCGAGCCGACGCTGACAGTGCTCGACTGGCTGCGTCTCGAGAAGCGCATGACGGGCAGCAAGGAAGGTTGTGCCGAGGGCGATTGCGGCGCCTGCACCGTCGTCGTTGGCCGGCTCGACCGCGAGCGGCTGCGCTATGAGGCGATCAACGCCTGTATCCGCTTCCTGCCGACACTCGACGGTTGCCAGCTTCTCACCGTCGAGCACCTGAAAGGCGCAGACGGCAGCCTGCATCCGGTCCAGCAGGCGATGGTGGATTGCCACGGCTCGCAATGCGGCTTCTGCACGCCGGGGTTCGTGATGTCCCTTTTCGCGCTCCGGCTGAACGAAGCTGAGCCGGACATCGCACGCATCGAGGATGCGCTCGCGGGCAATCTCTGCCGCTGCACCGGCTACGAGCCGATCATCGCCGCGGGCCATCGCATGGATGAAGTCGCGCCGCGGGAGGCCGACCGATTTTTCCGCGCACGGGACACCGTAGCAGCTCGGCTTGCCGCCTTGAACGATGCCGAAACTCTGGCGCTGGAGGGCAATCGCGGCCGCTTCTATGCCCCAGCGAACCTCGAAGCGCTGGCAGATCTCGTCGCGGCGCATCCGCAGGCAACGCTGGTGGCGGGCGCGACCGATGTCGGGCTCTGGGTCACCAAGGCGATGAGACAGCTCGATCCGGTGGTTTACCTCGGGCGGGTCGAGGCGCTGCGCGCCATTGTAGATGCAGGCGACCATCTGCGCTTGGGCGCCATGGCGAGCCATGTCGATGTGCGCGATGCGCTTGCCGCCTTGTCGCCGCAGCTCGACGAGCTGATGCGGCGCTTCGGTGGCGAGCAGGTCCGCAATGCTGGCACGATCGGCGGCAACATCGCCAACGGCTCGCCGATCGGCGATTTGCCTCCGGCCCTGATCGCGCTCGATGCGACGTTGGTGCTGGCACGCCACTCCGGCACGAGGCTCGAACGCCGGAGCATCCCGCTCGAAAGCTTCTTCATCGAATACCGCAAGCAGGACCGACACCCCGGCGAATTTGTCGAGGCCGTGCTGGTGCCGAAGCTCGCGGATGGCATGCTGTTTCACGCATCCAAGGTCTCGAAGCGCTTCGATGAGGACATCTCGGCTATTTGCGGCGCCTTCCGGCTGACGCTCGCCGATGATGGACGCATCAGCGAAGCCCGCCTCGCCTATGGCGGCATGGCCGGCATCCCGAAGCGCGCGGCGACGGCCGAAGCTGCACTGATCGGACGTCCCTGGAATGACGAGGCGGTCTCAGCCGCCATCGCGGCGCTGTCGCAGGATTTCAAGCCGCTCGACGATATGCGCGCCTCGGCGCATTATCGGCTCAAGGTCGCCGGCAACCTGCTGCGCCGTTTCCTGATCGAGACCACACAGTCCGATACAAGAACACGGGTTGCCGGCCTGCTGGCGGAGGCGGCCCATGGCTGACGCACGGCGCAAGCTCGATATCGTCGCCGAGACCGGACCGGCCGGCTCCGCCCGCGCCCATGATTCCGCGCCCAAGCATGTCGCCGGCGAAGCGCTCTACATCGACGACATCGCCGCGCCTGAAGGCCTGCTGCACGCCTATCTCGGCACGAGTGACATCGCCCGTGGCCGGCTGACCTCGCTCGATCTCGAAGCGGTCCGCGCGGCGCCGGGCGTCGTTATCGTGCTGACCGCTGACGATATTCCCGGCGCCAACGACATCTCCTCGACGCATCTGCATGACGAGCCGGTCTTCGCGACCGAGAGCATCCTGTTCCATGGCCAGCCGCTCTTCGCCGTCGTCGCCGAGACGCGCGAGCAGGCGCGGCATGCCGCGGCTCTGGCGAAGGCCGATTATGCCGAGGAAGCACCGCTGATCGACATCGCCGCGTCCCGCGACGCCGGCGGCAGGCTCGTCACCGAACCGCTGAAGCTGGAGCGCGGCGATATCGCGGCTGCGCTGGCCGGGAGCCCGCACCGGCTGAAGGGCTCGATGACGATCGGCGGGCAGGAGCATTTCTACCTCGAAAGCCAGATTGCATTGGCGATACCTGGCGAGGACGAGGATATGGCCGTGCTGGTCTCGACCCAGCATCCGAGCGAGGTTCAGCATATGGTCGCGGCCGTGCTCGGCGTCGGCTCGCATGCGGTGACCGTCGAAGTGCGGCGCATGGGCGGCGGCTTCGGCGGCAAGGAGACGCAGGCCAATCTCTTCGCCTGCGTCGCCGCGCTCTGCGCCCGCAAGCTGAGGCGGCCGGTGAAGCTCCGGCCCGACCGTGACGACGACATGGCGATCACCGGAAAGCGCCACGATTTCGTCTGCGACTACGAGATCGGTTTCGACGACGAGGGCCGCATCCATGCGGTCGATGCCGTCTATGCGGCGCGCTGCGGCTGGAACGCCGACCTCTCGGGGCCGGTGACGGACCGCGCGCTCTTCCACATGGACAATTGCTATTTCTACCCGGCGGTGCGCGCCCGCTCGGAGCCGCTCTTCACCAACACCTGTTCGAACACGGCCTTCCGCGGCTTCGGCGG contains the following coding sequences:
- a CDS encoding D-amino-acid transaminase, which encodes MSRIVYVNGAYLPEEEAKISVFDRGFIFGDGIYEVSAVIGGKLVDCEAHLARLERSCGEIRLNLPWSKAELVAIHQELIKCNNLDEGGIYLQVSRGAADRDFPFPKDIAPTLVMFTQARNFVNAPAAKTGIKVVSTPDLRWARRDIKSVNLLAPVLAKQFALESGAQEAWLVEDGVVTEGASSTAWIVKGKTLISRPLSHKVLPGITRKAVLAYLAESGFTFEEREFTLEEALDAEEAFITSATSLVMPVTTIDGHTIHNGAPGPTAQRLREIYIDYARKGGVLG
- the xdhA gene encoding xanthine dehydrogenase small subunit is translated as MRKRLRFLLGDEFIEIDRCEPTLTVLDWLRLEKRMTGSKEGCAEGDCGACTVVVGRLDRERLRYEAINACIRFLPTLDGCQLLTVEHLKGADGSLHPVQQAMVDCHGSQCGFCTPGFVMSLFALRLNEAEPDIARIEDALAGNLCRCTGYEPIIAAGHRMDEVAPREADRFFRARDTVAARLAALNDAETLALEGNRGRFYAPANLEALADLVAAHPQATLVAGATDVGLWVTKAMRQLDPVVYLGRVEALRAIVDAGDHLRLGAMASHVDVRDALAALSPQLDELMRRFGGEQVRNAGTIGGNIANGSPIGDLPPALIALDATLVLARHSGTRLERRSIPLESFFIEYRKQDRHPGEFVEAVLVPKLADGMLFHASKVSKRFDEDISAICGAFRLTLADDGRISEARLAYGGMAGIPKRAATAEAALIGRPWNDEAVSAAIAALSQDFKPLDDMRASAHYRLKVAGNLLRRFLIETTQSDTRTRVAGLLAEAAHG
- the guaD gene encoding guanine deaminase: MTASSAIRALRGRLLWFVGDPDAAGDAAHRYVEDGLLVIENGLVRAAGEARDLLRTLPADADIVDHRPHLIMPGFIDAHIHMPQTQVVASYGAQLMEWLNKYTFVEEQKLSQQGHAEKLSRFFLDELLANGTTTAAVYCSVHPQSAEAFFAESQRRNTRMIAGKVMMDRNAPQALTDTAESGYRDSKALIARWHGKGRQLYAITPRFAITSTPEQMAAAGRLAAEHPGCHVQTHIDENRAEIAFACELYPEAADYADIYRRYGLLGARSLMGHCIHMTHNEWQAFAETGAVAVFCPTSNLFLGSGLFDWAHARQRGVKVAVATDIGGGTSYSMLRTMAEAYKVLQLQGQSLSAFSALHAITRGNAMALGLDQWVGSFEPGREADVIVLDTGATRAMAHRMETVRDLAEELFVLVTLGDERNVAATYVMGERAGP
- a CDS encoding peptide ABC transporter substrate-binding protein, with the translated sequence MLDVTRRCAPLAFAALLATFRGAAAQGAAIFHRGNDGEPETLDPHRTSTVAEAHLLRDLREGLVIHNMKGEVVPGVAESWTTSDDGKLWRFRLRSDAKWSNGEPFRASDFVYSFRRIINPETGAKYANLLFPIRGAEAIHKATTGSSLDHLGVQAPDERTLEIALERPTPYLLELLTHQSALPVHPASAAKARLDPGSTESWITNGAYKLKEFVPNSHIRLDRNPHFHAAPAVKIDTVIFYPTPDLAAAARRFQAGELQLTTDIPADQFKELQRKLGDQVRIGPYLATYFLIINTAKQPFDDPRVRRALSLQIDRDFIADSIWGGTMLPAYGVIPPHIGNYGERAEMDFRYESVLEREDEAQQLLASAGFGNGVPLNIEFRFNTTDNNRNTAVAIAEQWRAIGVETRFVETDFRTHFAYLRDGGDFDVARYGWIGDYSDPQNFLFLFESDNPGFNIGKYANPRFDALMKLADDELDIAKRAAILREADSIVTTEQPWIPVLHYSTKNLVSQKLVGFEQNLRGAIPTRFLSLTA